A genomic stretch from Chaetodon auriga isolate fChaAug3 chromosome 17, fChaAug3.hap1, whole genome shotgun sequence includes:
- the LOC143335528 gene encoding G1/S-specific cyclin-E2-like isoform X1, protein MTRGSGRLQKRSENASGQKGKVTKQSNRRKAQPLSKLQCEKNQLVLEGVAEPRILIETSEKEVGVDCDETGRELLTSGESLVRPSPLPHLGWGSSEDVWVKMVCKEQNYRHSKSFMQKHPRIQPRMRSVLLDWLIEVSEAYALHRQTFYLAQDYFDRFMLTQNNIGKEMLQLIGITCLFIASKMEEACPPKLSEMAYVTAGTCYEDEILQMELIILKALSWNLCPETAVSWLKLYFQVASMNTSSDLLEPQFPQEAYIQMTRLLDACILDIDSLDFQYRVLAASVLSHFIQEETVEKVSGLSRDATQLCVNWMAPFVESLGWFGSVTLREFAKIKTEDRHNIQTHTDYLTMLDAVSKKEVSSPFPTPPNSTEKAPTLKH, encoded by the exons ATGACTAGAGGAAG TGGTCGCCTGCAGAAAAGATCTGAAAATGCCTCAGGGCAGAAAGGCAAAGTAACAAAG CAGAGCAACCGAAGAAAGGCTCAGCCCCTGTCGAAGCTGCAGTGTGAGAAG aaCCAGCTGGTGCTTGAAGGTGTCGCTGAGCCTCGTATCCTCATCGAGACCTCGGAGAAGGAAGTCGGGGTCGACTGCGATGAGACCGGCCGTGAACTTCTCACTTCAGGAGAATCTTTGGTTCGGCCGTCGCCTCTGCCTCATCTCGG ATGGGGGTCTTCTGAAGACGTGTGGGTGAAGATGGTCTGCAAGGAGCAGAATTACAGACACAGCAAAAGCTTCATGCAGAAGCATCCCAGAATACAACCCAGAATGAGATCAGTCCTCCTCGACTGGTTGATTGAG GTGAGTGAGGCCTACGCTCTCCACCGGCAGACGTTCTACCTGGCTCAGGACTACTTTGACCGGTTCATGTTGACCCAGAACAACATTGGGAAGgagatgctgcagctcatcGGGATCACTTGTCTTTTTATAGCATCAAAGATGGAG GAGGCGTGTCCCCCAAAGCTCTCAGAGATGGCCTATGTGACTGCAGGGACCTGCTACGAAGACGAGATTCTTCAAATGGAGTTAATCATTTTAAAG GCTTTGAGTTGGAATCTTTGTCCTGAAACAGCCGTTTCTTGGCTGAAGCTTTACTTCCAGGTGGCATCGATGAACACCAGCTCCGACCTGCTGGAGCCGCAGTTTCCACAGGAGGCTTACATACAAATGACGCGT CTTTTAGACGCGTGCATCCTCGACATCGACTCTCTGGACTTCCAGTATCGAGTGTTGGCTGCATCAGTCCTGTCGCATTTCATTCAAGAGGAAACGGTGGAAAAAGTTTCAG GTCTGTCGAGAGACGCCACCCAGCTGTGTGTCAACTGGATGGCCCCCTTTGTGGAATCGCTGGGCTGGTTTGGCAGCGTGACACTGAGGGAATTTgccaaaataaagacagaagacagacacaaCATCCAGACGCACACAGACTACCTGACCATGCTG gaCGCCGTCAGTAAGAAAGAGGTGAGCAGCCCGTTCCCCACTCCTCccaacagcacagagaaagcCCCCACACTCAAACATTAA
- the LOC143335528 gene encoding G1/S-specific cyclin-E2-like isoform X3 yields MTRGSGRLQKRSENASGQKGKVTKSNRRKAQPLSKLQCEKNQLVLEGVAEPRILIETSEKEVGVDCDETGRELLTSGESLVRPSPLPHLGWGSSEDVWVKMVCKEQNYRHSKSFMQKHPRIQPRMRSVLLDWLIEVSEAYALHRQTFYLAQDYFDRFMLTQNNIGKEMLQLIGITCLFIASKMEEACPPKLSEMAYVTAGTCYEDEILQMELIILKALSWNLCPETAVSWLKLYFQVASMNTSSDLLEPQFPQEAYIQMTRLLDACILDIDSLDFQYRVLAASVLSHFIQEETVEKVSGLSRDATQLCVNWMAPFVESLGWFGSVTLREFAKIKTEDRHNIQTHTDYLTMLDAVSKKEVSSPFPTPPNSTEKAPTLKH; encoded by the exons ATGACTAGAGGAAG TGGTCGCCTGCAGAAAAGATCTGAAAATGCCTCAGGGCAGAAAGGCAAAGTAACAAAG AGCAACCGAAGAAAGGCTCAGCCCCTGTCGAAGCTGCAGTGTGAGAAG aaCCAGCTGGTGCTTGAAGGTGTCGCTGAGCCTCGTATCCTCATCGAGACCTCGGAGAAGGAAGTCGGGGTCGACTGCGATGAGACCGGCCGTGAACTTCTCACTTCAGGAGAATCTTTGGTTCGGCCGTCGCCTCTGCCTCATCTCGG ATGGGGGTCTTCTGAAGACGTGTGGGTGAAGATGGTCTGCAAGGAGCAGAATTACAGACACAGCAAAAGCTTCATGCAGAAGCATCCCAGAATACAACCCAGAATGAGATCAGTCCTCCTCGACTGGTTGATTGAG GTGAGTGAGGCCTACGCTCTCCACCGGCAGACGTTCTACCTGGCTCAGGACTACTTTGACCGGTTCATGTTGACCCAGAACAACATTGGGAAGgagatgctgcagctcatcGGGATCACTTGTCTTTTTATAGCATCAAAGATGGAG GAGGCGTGTCCCCCAAAGCTCTCAGAGATGGCCTATGTGACTGCAGGGACCTGCTACGAAGACGAGATTCTTCAAATGGAGTTAATCATTTTAAAG GCTTTGAGTTGGAATCTTTGTCCTGAAACAGCCGTTTCTTGGCTGAAGCTTTACTTCCAGGTGGCATCGATGAACACCAGCTCCGACCTGCTGGAGCCGCAGTTTCCACAGGAGGCTTACATACAAATGACGCGT CTTTTAGACGCGTGCATCCTCGACATCGACTCTCTGGACTTCCAGTATCGAGTGTTGGCTGCATCAGTCCTGTCGCATTTCATTCAAGAGGAAACGGTGGAAAAAGTTTCAG GTCTGTCGAGAGACGCCACCCAGCTGTGTGTCAACTGGATGGCCCCCTTTGTGGAATCGCTGGGCTGGTTTGGCAGCGTGACACTGAGGGAATTTgccaaaataaagacagaagacagacacaaCATCCAGACGCACACAGACTACCTGACCATGCTG gaCGCCGTCAGTAAGAAAGAGGTGAGCAGCCCGTTCCCCACTCCTCccaacagcacagagaaagcCCCCACACTCAAACATTAA
- the LOC143335528 gene encoding G1/S-specific cyclin-E2-like isoform X2: protein MSFFSGRLQKRSENASGQKGKVTKQSNRRKAQPLSKLQCEKNQLVLEGVAEPRILIETSEKEVGVDCDETGRELLTSGESLVRPSPLPHLGWGSSEDVWVKMVCKEQNYRHSKSFMQKHPRIQPRMRSVLLDWLIEVSEAYALHRQTFYLAQDYFDRFMLTQNNIGKEMLQLIGITCLFIASKMEEACPPKLSEMAYVTAGTCYEDEILQMELIILKALSWNLCPETAVSWLKLYFQVASMNTSSDLLEPQFPQEAYIQMTRLLDACILDIDSLDFQYRVLAASVLSHFIQEETVEKVSGLSRDATQLCVNWMAPFVESLGWFGSVTLREFAKIKTEDRHNIQTHTDYLTMLDAVSKKEVSSPFPTPPNSTEKAPTLKH from the exons ATGTCTTTTTTCAGTGGTCGCCTGCAGAAAAGATCTGAAAATGCCTCAGGGCAGAAAGGCAAAGTAACAAAG CAGAGCAACCGAAGAAAGGCTCAGCCCCTGTCGAAGCTGCAGTGTGAGAAG aaCCAGCTGGTGCTTGAAGGTGTCGCTGAGCCTCGTATCCTCATCGAGACCTCGGAGAAGGAAGTCGGGGTCGACTGCGATGAGACCGGCCGTGAACTTCTCACTTCAGGAGAATCTTTGGTTCGGCCGTCGCCTCTGCCTCATCTCGG ATGGGGGTCTTCTGAAGACGTGTGGGTGAAGATGGTCTGCAAGGAGCAGAATTACAGACACAGCAAAAGCTTCATGCAGAAGCATCCCAGAATACAACCCAGAATGAGATCAGTCCTCCTCGACTGGTTGATTGAG GTGAGTGAGGCCTACGCTCTCCACCGGCAGACGTTCTACCTGGCTCAGGACTACTTTGACCGGTTCATGTTGACCCAGAACAACATTGGGAAGgagatgctgcagctcatcGGGATCACTTGTCTTTTTATAGCATCAAAGATGGAG GAGGCGTGTCCCCCAAAGCTCTCAGAGATGGCCTATGTGACTGCAGGGACCTGCTACGAAGACGAGATTCTTCAAATGGAGTTAATCATTTTAAAG GCTTTGAGTTGGAATCTTTGTCCTGAAACAGCCGTTTCTTGGCTGAAGCTTTACTTCCAGGTGGCATCGATGAACACCAGCTCCGACCTGCTGGAGCCGCAGTTTCCACAGGAGGCTTACATACAAATGACGCGT CTTTTAGACGCGTGCATCCTCGACATCGACTCTCTGGACTTCCAGTATCGAGTGTTGGCTGCATCAGTCCTGTCGCATTTCATTCAAGAGGAAACGGTGGAAAAAGTTTCAG GTCTGTCGAGAGACGCCACCCAGCTGTGTGTCAACTGGATGGCCCCCTTTGTGGAATCGCTGGGCTGGTTTGGCAGCGTGACACTGAGGGAATTTgccaaaataaagacagaagacagacacaaCATCCAGACGCACACAGACTACCTGACCATGCTG gaCGCCGTCAGTAAGAAAGAGGTGAGCAGCCCGTTCCCCACTCCTCccaacagcacagagaaagcCCCCACACTCAAACATTAA